From Diospyros lotus cultivar Yz01 chromosome 4, ASM1463336v1, whole genome shotgun sequence, a single genomic window includes:
- the LOC127799976 gene encoding uncharacterized protein LOC127799976 isoform X1, which translates to MEGPTQYAKQQRYGGNPAVEMARQGSSEDNDRSSGEIRAVDCNLSSLCDHIQLEGFTNGSFSDVVVHAMGSAYHLHRLILSRSSYFRNMLHGPWKEANAPTVNLHVDDKNVNGEAIAMALAYLYGHHPKLNDTNAFRVLAAASFLDLQDLCTICTDFIISELWTSNFLAYQIFAESQDYGLHGERVRSACWGYLCQSGAMELKEVLPKLSSQTLNALLTSDELWIPSEEKRFELALYAFLSKNASAIGEHLEQGSSSSEVGTSTHFDSPKVKGKNLNCSGTNKQLESELCRISLKEEINGHNTAHNLLVELADSIVGPHAGVHSSKQKAQQGSCTQSHLEPRYHCNIERLSSSNSFSYTDDGRSSCSYLEMPIAVGKSGLAGDAAAMEGPSDEGSCYQLNNNSWLSSDQRHCNSINSSYNGFMPSEWGRCGLPPLSWGGRIVGQRQVKGYVRGNCGVTGEEYDAFVNIFEGGSLLYCNMSFEALLNVRKHLEELGFPCKAVNDGLWLQMLLSQRVQEISADTCKNCCLVSMACACRQQFGFSHGVSTTGYYVQEHDHNNQPSSMRNVYVTDSTQSEGNGLFRPVRVHARGAIDGLAGIGRGTTFVPAAAWPPTRFVFSRVPFGVGNRNFQQSLANDDSEARADHNVDLPGDGLTALVGLSQSTMDNSHGEQTERGYETDLQGSLSEPVSGPSTSGTSVQMLESPEHAIGLEWENANSSISLDMKTPLNHFPPFRFGVEFQDVYKLNDGQVKHSPEVFYAGSMWKVSVQAFNDEDPQGRRTLGLFLHRRKAELTDPIRKVHMYIDSREKVTARYQLICPSKREVMVFGSFKQTGTLLPKAPKGWGWRTALLFDELGDLLQNGTLRVAAIVQLV; encoded by the exons atggaaggacCGACGCAGTACGCAAAGCAGCAGCGATACGGCGGAAACCCGGCGGTGGAGATGGCTAGGCAGGGTTCGTCGGAGGATAATGATCGGAGCAGCGGAGAGATACGGGCGGTGGATTGCAACCTCAGCTCGCTCTGCGATCACATACAGCTCGAGGGCTTCACCAATGGCTCCTTCTCCGACGTCGTCGTCCACGCCATGGGCTCCGCCTATCATCTTCACCGCCTCATCCTGTCCCGCAGCTCCTACTTCAG GAATATGCTTCATGGTCCTTGGAAGGAAGCTAATGCTCCAACTGTGAACTTGCATGTTGATGACAAGAATGTTAATGGCGAGGCAATTGCAATGGCATTGGCATATCTTTATGGGCACCATCCTAAGCTCAATGATACTAATGCATTTCGTGTGCTTGCTGCTGCTTCTTTTCTGGACCTTCAG GATTTATGTACAATTTGCACAGATTTTATTATATCAGAGCTGTGGACTTCAAATTTCTTAGCATATCAG ATTTTTGCAGAGAGCCAAGATTATGGTTTACATGGAGAACGTGTTAGAAGTGCTTGCTGGGGCTACCTTTGTCAAAGTGGTGCTATGGAATTGAAAGAG GTGCTTCCTAAACTTTCTTCTCAAACTTTGAATGCGCTGCTGACCTCAGACGAACTATGGATACCCAGCGAAGAAAAACG GTTTGAATTGGCTTTATATGCATTCCTTTCAAAAAATGCTTCTGCCATAGGAGAACATCTAGAGCAAGGAAGTTCGTCTTCTGAGGTGGGAACAAGCACTCATTTTGATTCTCCTAAAGTAAAGGGAAAGAACTTGAACTGTAGCGGGACTAATAAACAGTTGGAATCTGAACTATGtcgcattagtttgaaagaggAAATCAACGGTCATAACACTGCTCATAATCTTTTAGTTGAACTTGCTGACTCTATAGTTGGTCCCCATGCTGGGGTTCACAGTTCAAAACAAAAGGCGCAACAAGGTTCGTGCACTCAGTCACATCTGGAGCCAAGATATCATTGCAACATTGAAAGACTCTCATCAAGTAACTCATTTTCATATACAGATGACGGCAGGTCCTCGTGTTCTTATCTTGAAATGCCAATTGCTGTTGGAAAAAGTGGCTTGGCAGGTGATGCTGCTGCTATGGAAGGGCCATCTGATGAAGGATCTTGCTACCAGTTGAATAACAATAGTTGGCTTTCCAGTGACCAGAGGCATTGCAATTCAATTAATTCTTCATACAATGGGTTCATGCCTAGTGAATGGGGAAGATGTGGATTGCCTCCTCTTTCATGGGGTGGCAGGATTGTGGGTCAAAGACAGGTAAAAGGTTATGTGAGAGGGAACTGTGGGGTTACTGGGGAAGAATATGATGCATTTGTCAACATTTTTGAAGGAGGTTCTCTTCTGTACTGTAATATGTCTTTTGAAGCACTTCTAAATGTGAGAAAGCATCTTGAAGAATTAGGGTTCCCATGCAAAGCAGTGAATGACGGTCTTTGGTTACAG ATGCTTTTGAGCCAGCGGGTACAAGAAATCAGTGCAGACACATGCAAAAATTGCTGCCTTGTCAGTATGGCATGTGCATGCAGGCAACAATTTGGATTCTCACATGGAGTTAGTACTACTGGTTATTATGTTCAAGAGCATGATCATAATAACCAGCCAAGCAGTATGAGGAATGTTTATGTCACTGATTCTACCCAAAGTGAAGGAAATGGGCTCTTCAGGCCTGTGAGAGTTCATGCGAGAGGTGCTATCGATGGGCTAGCTGGCATTGGACGTGGAACCACATTTGTACCAGCAGCGGCTTGGCCTCCAACACGTTTTGTCTTCTCTCGTGTACCATTTGGTGTGGGCAACCGAAACTTTCAGCAGTCTCTTGCTAACGATGACTCAGAGGCTAGAGCTGACCACAATGTGGACCTGCCTGGGGATGGGTTGACAGCTTTAGTTGGACTCAGCCAAAGTACCATGGATAATTCTCATGGAGAGCAAACAGAGAGAGGGTATGAGACAGATCTGCAGGGCAGTTTGAGTGAACCTGTTTCTGGGCCTAGTACTAGTGGCACTTCCGTCCAGATGCTAGAATCACCAGAGCATGCCATTGGACTTGAATGGGAGAATGCAAACAGTTCTATATCATTGGATATGAAAACACCTTTGAATCATTTCCCCCCCTTCCGCTTCGG GGTGGAATTTCAGGATGTGTACAAGCTCAATGATGGCCAAGTGAAGCACTCTCCAGAAGTATTTTATGCTGGTTCTATGTGGAAG GTAAGTGTTCAGGCGTTTAATGATGAAGACCCTCAAGGACGCAGGACACTTG GATTATTTCTTCATCGACGGAAGGCAGAGTTAACAGACCCCATTAGAAAG GTTCATATGTACATCGATTCTCGTGAAAAGGTTACTGCACGTTATCAG TTGATTTGTCCATCAAAAAGAGAGGTGATGGTGTTTGGAAGCTTCAAACAGACTGGAACTCTTTTACCGAAGGCACCCAAGGGATGGGGTTGGCGTACGGCTTTGCTGTTTGATGAGCTTGGTGATCTTCTCCAAAATGGGACCTTGCGGGTGGCTGCTATCGTGCAGCTCGTTTGA
- the LOC127799976 gene encoding uncharacterized protein LOC127799976 isoform X2 — MEGPTQYAKQQRYGGNPAVEMARQGSSEDNDRSSGEIRAVDCNLSSLCDHIQLEGFTNGSFSDVVVHAMGSAYHLHRLILSRSSYFRNMLHGPWKEANAPTVNLHVDDKNVNGEAIAMALAYLYGHHPKLNDTNAFRVLAAASFLDLQDLCTICTDFIISELWTSNFLAYQIFAESQDYGLHGERVRSACWGYLCQSGAMELKEVLPKLSSQTLNALLTSDELWIPSEEKRFELALYAFLSKNASAIGEHLEQGSSSSEVGTSTHFDSPKVKGKNLNCSGTNKQLESELCRISLKEEINGHNTAHNLLVELADSIVGPHAGVHSSKQKAQQDDGRSSCSYLEMPIAVGKSGLAGDAAAMEGPSDEGSCYQLNNNSWLSSDQRHCNSINSSYNGFMPSEWGRCGLPPLSWGGRIVGQRQVKGYVRGNCGVTGEEYDAFVNIFEGGSLLYCNMSFEALLNVRKHLEELGFPCKAVNDGLWLQMLLSQRVQEISADTCKNCCLVSMACACRQQFGFSHGVSTTGYYVQEHDHNNQPSSMRNVYVTDSTQSEGNGLFRPVRVHARGAIDGLAGIGRGTTFVPAAAWPPTRFVFSRVPFGVGNRNFQQSLANDDSEARADHNVDLPGDGLTALVGLSQSTMDNSHGEQTERGYETDLQGSLSEPVSGPSTSGTSVQMLESPEHAIGLEWENANSSISLDMKTPLNHFPPFRFGVEFQDVYKLNDGQVKHSPEVFYAGSMWKVSVQAFNDEDPQGRRTLGLFLHRRKAELTDPIRKVHMYIDSREKVTARYQLICPSKREVMVFGSFKQTGTLLPKAPKGWGWRTALLFDELGDLLQNGTLRVAAIVQLV; from the exons atggaaggacCGACGCAGTACGCAAAGCAGCAGCGATACGGCGGAAACCCGGCGGTGGAGATGGCTAGGCAGGGTTCGTCGGAGGATAATGATCGGAGCAGCGGAGAGATACGGGCGGTGGATTGCAACCTCAGCTCGCTCTGCGATCACATACAGCTCGAGGGCTTCACCAATGGCTCCTTCTCCGACGTCGTCGTCCACGCCATGGGCTCCGCCTATCATCTTCACCGCCTCATCCTGTCCCGCAGCTCCTACTTCAG GAATATGCTTCATGGTCCTTGGAAGGAAGCTAATGCTCCAACTGTGAACTTGCATGTTGATGACAAGAATGTTAATGGCGAGGCAATTGCAATGGCATTGGCATATCTTTATGGGCACCATCCTAAGCTCAATGATACTAATGCATTTCGTGTGCTTGCTGCTGCTTCTTTTCTGGACCTTCAG GATTTATGTACAATTTGCACAGATTTTATTATATCAGAGCTGTGGACTTCAAATTTCTTAGCATATCAG ATTTTTGCAGAGAGCCAAGATTATGGTTTACATGGAGAACGTGTTAGAAGTGCTTGCTGGGGCTACCTTTGTCAAAGTGGTGCTATGGAATTGAAAGAG GTGCTTCCTAAACTTTCTTCTCAAACTTTGAATGCGCTGCTGACCTCAGACGAACTATGGATACCCAGCGAAGAAAAACG GTTTGAATTGGCTTTATATGCATTCCTTTCAAAAAATGCTTCTGCCATAGGAGAACATCTAGAGCAAGGAAGTTCGTCTTCTGAGGTGGGAACAAGCACTCATTTTGATTCTCCTAAAGTAAAGGGAAAGAACTTGAACTGTAGCGGGACTAATAAACAGTTGGAATCTGAACTATGtcgcattagtttgaaagaggAAATCAACGGTCATAACACTGCTCATAATCTTTTAGTTGAACTTGCTGACTCTATAGTTGGTCCCCATGCTGGGGTTCACAGTTCAAAACAAAAGGCGCAACAAG ATGACGGCAGGTCCTCGTGTTCTTATCTTGAAATGCCAATTGCTGTTGGAAAAAGTGGCTTGGCAGGTGATGCTGCTGCTATGGAAGGGCCATCTGATGAAGGATCTTGCTACCAGTTGAATAACAATAGTTGGCTTTCCAGTGACCAGAGGCATTGCAATTCAATTAATTCTTCATACAATGGGTTCATGCCTAGTGAATGGGGAAGATGTGGATTGCCTCCTCTTTCATGGGGTGGCAGGATTGTGGGTCAAAGACAGGTAAAAGGTTATGTGAGAGGGAACTGTGGGGTTACTGGGGAAGAATATGATGCATTTGTCAACATTTTTGAAGGAGGTTCTCTTCTGTACTGTAATATGTCTTTTGAAGCACTTCTAAATGTGAGAAAGCATCTTGAAGAATTAGGGTTCCCATGCAAAGCAGTGAATGACGGTCTTTGGTTACAG ATGCTTTTGAGCCAGCGGGTACAAGAAATCAGTGCAGACACATGCAAAAATTGCTGCCTTGTCAGTATGGCATGTGCATGCAGGCAACAATTTGGATTCTCACATGGAGTTAGTACTACTGGTTATTATGTTCAAGAGCATGATCATAATAACCAGCCAAGCAGTATGAGGAATGTTTATGTCACTGATTCTACCCAAAGTGAAGGAAATGGGCTCTTCAGGCCTGTGAGAGTTCATGCGAGAGGTGCTATCGATGGGCTAGCTGGCATTGGACGTGGAACCACATTTGTACCAGCAGCGGCTTGGCCTCCAACACGTTTTGTCTTCTCTCGTGTACCATTTGGTGTGGGCAACCGAAACTTTCAGCAGTCTCTTGCTAACGATGACTCAGAGGCTAGAGCTGACCACAATGTGGACCTGCCTGGGGATGGGTTGACAGCTTTAGTTGGACTCAGCCAAAGTACCATGGATAATTCTCATGGAGAGCAAACAGAGAGAGGGTATGAGACAGATCTGCAGGGCAGTTTGAGTGAACCTGTTTCTGGGCCTAGTACTAGTGGCACTTCCGTCCAGATGCTAGAATCACCAGAGCATGCCATTGGACTTGAATGGGAGAATGCAAACAGTTCTATATCATTGGATATGAAAACACCTTTGAATCATTTCCCCCCCTTCCGCTTCGG GGTGGAATTTCAGGATGTGTACAAGCTCAATGATGGCCAAGTGAAGCACTCTCCAGAAGTATTTTATGCTGGTTCTATGTGGAAG GTAAGTGTTCAGGCGTTTAATGATGAAGACCCTCAAGGACGCAGGACACTTG GATTATTTCTTCATCGACGGAAGGCAGAGTTAACAGACCCCATTAGAAAG GTTCATATGTACATCGATTCTCGTGAAAAGGTTACTGCACGTTATCAG TTGATTTGTCCATCAAAAAGAGAGGTGATGGTGTTTGGAAGCTTCAAACAGACTGGAACTCTTTTACCGAAGGCACCCAAGGGATGGGGTTGGCGTACGGCTTTGCTGTTTGATGAGCTTGGTGATCTTCTCCAAAATGGGACCTTGCGGGTGGCTGCTATCGTGCAGCTCGTTTGA
- the LOC127799377 gene encoding ABC transporter C family member 4-like: MSSASWLASPECSASINQSPESASTAIQWLRFIFLSPCPQRVIFSAIDILFLLTVVVLAAHRLYSRFTSKNNVNSSINKPLLETSKAHFKVTVWFYLTLLLTALLAISYTVLCILAFIQGTQSPWQIVEAVFWLVQAKTHVAIVALVAHEKKFEAVTHHMSLRIYWATSFVVVCLLAASGITRFVTVDGNVDPTMKLDDIVFFVVLPISAFLFIVAVRGSSGIVREPELGRGSSSQATDQTSGIPNVSGYAKASWFSKATWLWMSPLLSKGYKSPIKMEEVPSLAPEHQAELMAELFARNWPKPEENSKHPVQTTLLRCFWKDICLTGSLAVVKLVVMYIGPMLIDSFVDYTSGKRSNPYEGYYLVLILLVAKVTEALSSHHFNFHSQKLGMLIRSTVITALYRKGLRLSNSSRQAHGVGQIVNYMAVDAQQLSDLMLQLHSLWLMPLQLIAAILLLYYYMGLSSIAALVAVAAAVIFTLIRTSSNNVFQFYLMKHRDSRLRATNEMLSNMRVIKYQAWEEHFNQIIQMYRQEEYGWLSKFTFSIAWTTIVLWGMPVVLAALVFGVGIALGTTLDAGTVFTATTILKIIQDPVRMFPQALTAVAQAFISLGRMDRFLTSQELDERAVERVEGCGDRIAVEVKDGTFSWDDEGEDAVLKGVNIEIKKGELTAIVGTVGSGKSSLLAGILGELYKKSGKVRVCGTTAYVAQTSWIQNATIQDNILFGSPMNKERYNQVIKVCSLRKDLEIMEHGDQTEIGERGINLSGGQKQRIQLARAVYQDCDIYLLDDIFSAVDAHTGSEIFKECVRGALRDKTIVLVTHQVDFLHNVDRILVMRDGMIVQSGKYHKLLEAGTDFGALVAAYESSMELVAMSTNTESSDVPTTPDSPDTPFSRGISFNENRTLERSKTLERSKTLERSKSEKGVAKLIEEEEKETGNVNLEVYKQYCTESYGWLGVAGVVLVSIFWQTSLMGGDYWLAYETSASTLFNPPQFIGVYSIIGAIALIFVLIRAYIVAYMGLKTAQKLFGEILKSILHAPMSFFDTTPSGRILSRASTDQTAVDFVIPLYMNMVLLSYFSLFGILVITCLNAWPTVFLVIPLLWLNVWYRRYYLATSRELTRLDGITKAPVIHHFSETISGVTTIRCFRKQASFFQGSVDRVNANLRMDFHYNASNEWLGLRLELIGTFFLCASTIFMVLLPSTVIKPEFVGLSLSYGLSLNVVMFWATYMSCMVENRMVSVERMKQFIKIPSEAPWRIPDCLPSPDWPTRGDIHMKDLRVRYRANTPLVLRGVTLHIHGGEKIGVVGRTGSGKSTLIQVLFRLVEPAAGQIMIDGADICTLGLHDLRSRLGIIPQDPVLFEGTVRSNIDPIGLHTEEEIWRSLEHCQLKDVVAAKPEKLDALVTDGGDNWSVGQRQLLCLGRVILKQSRILFLDEATASVDSQTDAIIQKIIREDFVSCTIISVAHRIPTVMDCDRVLVMDAGRPKEFDAPSHLMERPSLFASLVQEYSNRSDI; the protein is encoded by the exons ATGTCGTCTGCCTCTTGGCTCGCATCTCCTGAATGTTCAGCCTCCATCAATCAATCCCCAGAAAGTGCTTCAACTGCAATCCAATGGCTGAGATTCATCTTCCTGTCTCCATGCCCGCAAAGAGTTATCTTTTCAGCCATTGACATTCTATTCTTATTGACTGTTGTTGTGCTCGCAGCTCACAGGCTCTATTCTAGATTCACCTCAAAAAACAATGTGAATTCCTCCATAAATAAGCCCCTTCTTGAAACCAGCAAGGCTCATTTCAAAGTCACTGTGTGGTTCTATTTGACTCTGCTTCTAACAGCTTTGTTAGCAATAAGTTACACGGTGCTATGCATTTTAGCCTTTATTCAAGGTACCCAATCTCCATGGCAGATTGTAGAAGCTGTGTTTTGGTTAGTTCAAGCGAAAACGCATGTGGCGATTGTGGCACTGGTTGCTCATGAGAAAAAATTTGAAGCTGTTACTCATCATATGTCTCTTCGGATCTATTGGGCGACAAGCTTTGTTGTTGTGTGTTTGCTTGCTGCTTCAGGTATCACCCGATTTGTGACTGTTGACGGCAATGTTGATCCAACCATGAAATTGGATGATATAGTTTTCTTTGTTGTTCTGCCAATATCggcatttctttttattgttgcTGTCCGAGGATCATCTGGAATTGTTAGAGAACCAGAATTGGGGAGAGGCTCAAGTTCACAAGCAACTGATCAAACTTCAGGGATTCCTAATGTAAGTGGCTACGCCAAGGCCTCCTGGTTCTCCAAAGCTACTTGGCTTTGGATGAGTCCACTGCTGAGTAAGGGATACAAATCCCCGATAAAGATGGAAGAAGTTCCTTCACTCGCACCTGAGCATCAGGCTGAGTTAATGGCAGAACTTTTTGCAAGGAATTGGCCTAAGCCAGAAGAGAATTCTAAGCACCCTGTGCAGACCACATTACTCCGTTGCTTCTGGAAGGACATTTGTCTCACTGGTTCTCTTGCTGTTGTGAAGTTGGTTGTTATGTATATTGGTCCAATGCTAATTGATAGTTTTGTTGATTACACTTCTGGGAAGAGAAGCAACCCCTATGAAGGATACTATCTGGTATTGATTCTTCTAGTTGCAAAAGTCACAGAAGCCCTTAGTTCCCATCATTTCAATTTCCACTCTCAGAAACTAGGCATGCTAATCCGGTCCACGGTCATCACTGCTTTATACAGGAAGGGTCTAAGATTATCTAATTCGTCCCGTCAAGCTCATGGGGTAGGTCAGATTGTGAATTACATGGCTGTCGATGCTCAGCAGCTCTCAGATTTGATGCTGCAGTTGCATTCACTCTGGCTAATGCCACTCCAGCTTATTGCTGCCATACTCCTACTGTATTATTACATGGGCCTCTCGTCAATTGCAGCATTGGTTGCAGTTGCTGCAGCTGTGATCTTCACTCTGATTCGTACCAGCAGCAACAATGTATTCCAGTTCTATTTGATGAAACATCGTGATTCAAGGCTTAGGGCTACTAATGAGATGCTAAGCAATATGCGAGTAATCAAATATCAAGCATGGGAGGAACATTTCAATCAGATAATTCAAATGTACCGCCAGGAGGAGTATGGATGGCTCAGCAAGTTCACGTTCTCCATTGCTTGGACCACAATCGTGCTCTGGGGCATGCCTGTTGTTCTAGCAGCACTTGTTTTTGGGGTTGGAATAGCATTGGGAACCACACTTGATGCTGGGACAGTTTTCACAGCAACTACAATTCTTAAGATTATACAGGACCCTGTTCGGATGTTCCCACAAGCTCTTACTGCAGTTGCGCAAGCATTCATTTCACTAGGAAGGATGGATAGATTTTTAACCAGCCAGGAATTGGACGAGAGAGCAGTGGAGAGAGTAGAAGGTTGTGGTGATAGGATTGCAGTGGAGGTGAAAGATGGAACTTTTTCTTGGGATGATGAAGGTGAAGATGCAGTTTTGAAAGGTGTGAATATAGAGATCAAGAAAGGGGAGCTTACCGCAATTGTTGGAACTGTTGGATCGGGCAAATCCTCTTTATTGGCTGGAATTCTTGGAGAGCTATACAAGAAGTCAGGAAAG GTCAGAGTTTGTGGGACTACTGCTTATGTGGCACAAACATCTTGGATACAGAATGCTACTATCCAAGATAACATCTTGTTTGGCTCACCAATGAATAAGGAGAGATACAACCAAGTGATCAAAGTTTGTTCCCTGAGGAAGGATTTGGAAATAATGGAGCATGGTGACCAGACTGAGATTGGAGAACGTGGAATCAACCTTAGCGGCGGCCAGAAGCAGAGGATACAGCTTGCTAGAGCTGTTTATCAGGATTGTGATATCTATCTTCTTGATGATATATTTAGCGCTGTTGATGCTCATACAGGGTCAGAAATATTCAAG GAATGTGTGAGGGGAGCTCTCAGAGATAAGACGATTGTACTTGTCACACACCAAGTTGACTTCCTTCATAATGTTGACAGGATATTG GTCATGAGAGATGGGATGATAGTGCAATCTGGGAAGTATCATAAGCTTCTTGAAGCTGGTACAGATTTTGGTGCACTTGTAGCTGCCTATGAATCCTCCATGGAGCTTGTGGCCATGAGCACCAACACTGAATCCAGTGATGTTCCAACGACGCCAGATTCACCTGATACCCCATTCAGCCGGGGCATTTCATTTAATGAAAACAGGACTTTGGAGCGTTCTAAGACCTTGGAGCGGTCTAAAACTTTGGAGAGGTCCAAGTCTGAAAAAGGTGTTGCGAAGCTCATTgaagaggaggagaaagaaaccGGCAATGTCAACTTAGAAGTTTACAAGCAGTATTGCACCGAGTCATATGGATGGTTGGGAGTTGCAGGTGTGGTACTGGTTTCAATTTTCTGGCAGACATCTCTTATGGGAGGTGACTACTGGCTGGCATATGAGACTTCAGCAAGTACTTTGTTTAATCCTCCTCAGTTTATTGGGGTCTACTCAATCATAGGAGCAATTGCCTTGATTTTTGTGTTGATAAGAGCATACATAGTTGCATATATGGGTCTCAAAACAGCTCAGAAGTTATTTGGTGAAATTCTTAAAAGCATCCTACATGCTCCAATGTCATTCTTTGATACTACTCCATCAGGAAGAATTTTAAGTCGA GCTTCAACTGATCAGACTGCTGTTGATTTCGTGATTCCCTTATATATGAACATGGTCCTACTATCATACTTCAGTTTATTCGGCATTCTGGTTATTACATGCTTAAATGCTTGGCCTACAGTATTCCTTGTAATTCCACTGCTCTGGCTGAATGTTTGGTACCGG CGATACTACCTTGCAACATCCCGGGAGTTAACTCGTCTTGATGGAATTACTAAGGCCCCAGTTATACATCACTTCTCGGAAACCATATCTGGTGTTACGACTATCCGCTGCTTCCGGAAGCAGGCAAGTTTCTTCCAGGGAAGTGTTGACAGGGTCAATGCAAATCTACGCATGGATTTCCACTACAATGCATCAAATGAATGGTTGGGGTTGCGTCTGGAACTGATTGGAACCTTTTTCCTCTGTGCTTCCACTATTTTCATGGTGTTGTTGCCAAGTACAGTTATCAAGCCAG AGTTTGTTGGCTTGTCTCTTTCCTATGGCCTTTCCCTGAATGTTGTGATGTTTTGGGCAACATACATGAGTTGCATGGTTGAGAACCGGATGGTTTCAGTTGAGAGAATGAAGCAGTTTATAAAAATCCCATCCGAAGCTCCATGGAGGATACCTGATTGTCTTCCTTCTCCGGATTGGCCCACCCGTGGTGACATTCACATGAAGGACTTGAGG GTTAGATATCGAGCAAATACTCCACTGGTTCTCAGAGGTGTTACTCTCCACATTCATGGAGGAGAGAAAATTGGTGTTGTTGGACGAACTGGGAGTGGGAAATCAACTCTGATCCAGGTTTTGTTTAGGCTTGTGGAGCCTGCAGCCGGGCAAATTATGATAGATGGGGCTGACATTTGCACATTGGGTCTTCACGATCTCAGATCTCGGTTGGGGATCATCCCACAGGACCCAGTGCTTTTCGAAGGAACAGTGAGAAGCAATATTGACCCCATTGGCTTGCATACAGAGGAAGAAATATGGAGG AGTCTTGAACACTGCCAACTGAAAGATGTCGTTGCTGCAAAGCCTGAAAAGCTTGATGCTttag TGACCGATGGTGGAGACAATTGGAGTGTGGGACAGAGACAACTTCTGTGCCTGGGGAGGGTCATTCTGAAGCAGAGCAGGATTCTTTTTCTGGACGAAGCAACAGCATCGGTTGACTCCCAAACAGATGCTATAATTCAAAAGATCATCCGTGAAGACTTTGTATCATGTACAATTATCAGCGTAGCCCACAGAATACCCACCGTTATGGACTGTGACAGAGTGTTGGTTATGGATGCTG